A region from the Candidatus Tenderia electrophaga genome encodes:
- a CDS encoding cytochrome oxidase: MPDRQHRHLTKFLAASVTFFFIGSIQGVLQMLPPVRAWLDSIGSPYGGPGHMIDPLAHAHVNLIGGVMMLAMAVTYYLLPRFTGSQIWSRKLEDVSFWMTLMGVICFYGSLILFGVWEGILLLEYGAESVKEVHDIYIPIGAVSATIMGIGLWLFLTNSAMTIYKARHNDDA; the protein is encoded by the coding sequence ATGCCGGATAGACAACACAGACACCTGACCAAATTTCTCGCCGCCTCAGTCACCTTTTTCTTCATCGGAAGTATCCAGGGAGTCCTGCAGATGCTACCCCCCGTGCGCGCCTGGCTGGACAGCATCGGCAGCCCCTACGGCGGACCGGGGCACATGATTGACCCACTGGCCCACGCCCATGTCAATCTCATCGGCGGCGTGATGATGCTGGCCATGGCGGTCACCTACTATCTGTTACCGCGCTTCACCGGTAGCCAGATCTGGTCGCGTAAGCTGGAAGACGTCTCATTTTGGATGACCCTGATGGGGGTAATCTGTTTCTACGGCAGCCTGATTTTATTTGGTGTATGGGAAGGAATCCTGCTGCTTGAATACGGTGCCGAATCGGTGAAAGAGGTCCATGATATCTATATCCCCATCGGCGCCGTTTCCGCCACCATCATGGGCATCGGCTTATGGCTGTTTCTCACCAACAGCGCCATGACGATTTACAAAGCCCGACATAACGACGACGCATGA